The Parus major isolate Abel unplaced genomic scaffold, Parus_major1.1 Scaffold1000, whole genome shotgun sequence DNA window CaaccccctgctcctcctgtgaCCCATCCAGAGATCtccaactccctgctcctcacactgaCCCACCCAGAGATCTCCAAccccctgctcctcacactgaCCCATCCAGACAGCTCCaaccccctgctcctcctgtgaCCCACCCTGAGAGCtccaacctcctgctcctcacactgaCCCATCCAGAGAGCTCCAATTCCCAGAGTCCAGGCTGAGACAGAGCCCAGCCCTCCACAGGCTTTGCCCATTGTGTCACAGCATCGCCTGGCACAGAGGGTTTGGGTCTTGTTGTGCTCCCACCCACTCTGAGTGAGACCTGAGggattttcctcctccctgtcaCCAGACCTGGTGTCCGTGGGGAGCTACAGGACAAACATCAGCATGTCAGACTTCGAGAGCGTGAGGGACCTCAGTGCCAGCAACAACGCGAAGGAGATCCAGGACACCCCCATGGGAGGGGACGGTGAGGGGctgatcccagcccagccctgggctcgGGGGCAGCCCCTCCTTGCTGAAATACCCCACAAAAGCCACAGAAACAcctgccaggcactgccccCTCCCCAACAccttcctttctctgcctgcagagcccacCACCACCACGGATGCTCCGGAAAGCACTGCCGACACAACGAAGGCAAAAAGGGTaagaggaggcaggagagaggcCACTGACCTGGGAGACGtggccacagccctgcagtCTGTCCCAAAGGGGCAGTCTCCTCCCAGGGGCTTTATTTGTACCCAGGTGCTCTCCATTT harbors:
- the LOC107199547 gene encoding polymeric immunoglobulin receptor-like, whose protein sequence is MSDFESVRDLSASNNAKEIQDTPMGGDEPTTTTDAPESTADTTKAKRSSKEDADLAYSSFLVTSDSIAQRSSGGDSAVLDVSPSQDRV